In the genome of Vicia villosa cultivar HV-30 ecotype Madison, WI linkage group LG7, Vvil1.0, whole genome shotgun sequence, one region contains:
- the LOC131616053 gene encoding uncharacterized protein LOC131616053, translating into MEVQVIMKEECKSSNSRSIHVSYIYRETQVIVIEEECNDKSGGDDQGIKMEEHEADKVMIKMEEHEADKVMIKMEEHEADKVVIKMEEHEADQVRIKMEEHDKATIGSIVIMSMLLCVTELLTPTLSDREEHLPEWYKIVLFVPGSLITQIFILLFTLDLSVNKSIFTIILCILILPTAISVMKISYVSHTGAIIIFISWGILYAIILIRNRQVIYNLCTCLKRT; encoded by the exons ATGGAAGTTCAAGTTATTATGAAGGAAGAATGTAAGAGCTCCAATTCAAG GAGCATACACGTCTCTTATATTTATAGAGAAACTCAAGTGATTGTGATTGAAGAAGAATGTAATGACAAAAGCGGAGGAGATGATCAAGGGATTAAGATGGAAGAACATGAAGCAGACAAAGTGATGATTAAGATGGAAGAACATGAAGCAGACAAAGTGATGATTAAGATGGAAGAACATGAAGCAGACAAAGTGGTGATTAAGATGGAAGAACATGAAGCAGACCAAGTGAGGATTAAGATGGAAGAACATGACAAAGCGACGATTGGGTCTATAGTGATAATGTCAATGTTATTATGCGTGACTGAGCTGCTCACCCCTACGCTGAGTGATAGGGAAGAACATTTACCTGAATGGTATAAAATTGTGTTGTTCGTTCCTGGGTCTTTAATCACTCAAATATTTATACTACTGTTTACTCTAGACCTCTCTGTTAACAAAAGCATTTTTACAATAATCTTATGCATACTTATCTTACCAACCGCAATATCAGTAATGAAAATCAGCTATGTTTCCCACACAGGTGCTATCATTATTTTCATCTCATGGGGAATCCTATATGCAATCATCCTTATTCGTAACCGCCAAGTGATCTACAATCTATGTACATGTCTCAAAAGAACATAA